A region of Cellulophaga sp. RHA19 DNA encodes the following proteins:
- a CDS encoding DEAD/DEAH box helicase: MANTIKNRKDILQKLNIHQLNPMQQEALSVIENTTNTVLLSPTGTGKTLAFLLPLIDRLDPDLEEIQALILVPSRELAIQIEQVIRSMGSGYKVNAVYGGRAMSKDKIELKHIPAILIGTPGRIADHFDNERFSIKYIKTLVLDEFDKSLETGFEEEMKYIISLLPALNRRILTSATQGVTIPKFVRLDKAVTINFLKENKNKLAVKTVVSPNRDKLRTLLNLLNNEGNNPGIIFCNLRESIKGVSRFLEKNNITHGCFHGDMEQKDRERSLLKFRNGTYDVIVATDLAARGIDIPEMKYIIHYELPYKNEEFIHRNGRTARVNAKGTAYVLKWEEEDLPDFIKNAPVAKISKTGTRKPPYWTTLFISGGRKDKISKGDIAGLFFKQGNINKDELGVIELKQDCTFVSVPAVIAPKLVEKLNNTRLKKKKVRISII, encoded by the coding sequence ATGGCAAATACAATTAAAAATAGAAAGGATATTTTACAAAAATTAAATATTCATCAATTAAACCCTATGCAGCAAGAGGCTCTTTCTGTAATAGAAAATACAACTAACACAGTATTATTATCGCCAACAGGAACAGGTAAAACACTTGCCTTTTTGTTGCCATTAATAGATAGGTTAGATCCAGATTTAGAGGAAATACAGGCTTTAATTTTAGTGCCATCTAGAGAATTAGCCATACAAATAGAGCAGGTTATACGTTCTATGGGCTCTGGTTATAAAGTTAATGCAGTGTATGGTGGTAGAGCAATGTCTAAAGATAAAATAGAGCTTAAGCACATACCTGCAATATTAATTGGTACACCAGGAAGAATTGCAGACCATTTTGATAATGAACGTTTTTCTATAAAATATATAAAGACACTTGTTTTAGATGAGTTTGATAAGTCTTTAGAAACAGGTTTTGAAGAAGAAATGAAATATATTATTAGTTTACTACCTGCTTTAAATAGACGTATTTTAACATCTGCTACACAGGGTGTTACTATTCCAAAATTTGTACGTTTAGATAAAGCTGTAACTATTAATTTTTTAAAGGAAAATAAAAATAAACTAGCAGTTAAAACTGTAGTTTCTCCTAATAGAGATAAGTTAAGAACGTTACTAAATTTACTTAATAATGAAGGGAATAACCCGGGTATCATATTTTGTAATTTAAGAGAAAGTATAAAGGGAGTTAGTCGGTTTTTAGAAAAAAATAATATTACGCATGGCTGTTTCCATGGTGATATGGAACAGAAAGACAGAGAACGTTCTTTACTAAAATTTAGAAACGGAACTTATGATGTTATTGTAGCTACAGATTTGGCTGCACGTGGTATAGATATTCCAGAGATGAAATATATTATACATTATGAGCTGCCTTATAAAAATGAAGAATTTATACACAGAAACGGTAGAACCGCGCGTGTAAATGCTAAAGGAACTGCTTATGTTTTAAAGTGGGAAGAAGAAGATTTACCAGATTTTATTAAAAATGCACCAGTTGCAAAAATTAGTAAAACAGGCACAAGAAAACCACCGTATTGGACAACTTTATTTATTTCTGGGGGTAGAAAAGATAAAATATCTAAAGGTGATATTGCTGGTTTATTTTTTAAACAAGGTAATATTAATAAGGATGAATTAGGAGTTATAGAACTTAAACAAGACTGTACTTTTGTATCTGTACCTGCAGTTATTGCCCCTAAACTTGTAGAAAAACTAAATAATACAAGGTTAAAGAAGAAGAAAGTTAGAATTAGCATTATTTAA
- a CDS encoding DEAD/DEAH box helicase produces MSKKFSKLGVSTPLLKSLAELEITTPTEIQVKSIPVLLEANKDFVGLAKTGTGKTAAFGLPLIQLIDTDNANIQAVIVVPTRELGQQIYSNLVSFASHMPAVSIASICGGTPIKPQIERLKENTHIVIATPGRLIDLLKRNAISLKNSKYLVLDEADEMVTSLKDGLDTIVAALPKDKRTILFTATMPGAIKQMVQNYLSKHVTQVSVNMETVGNTSIDHQYVVVEPIEKLEVLMHFLNSRDGQRGIIFCKTKAAVNKLSKNLAINKFSSGALHGSLTQPIRDRIMGQFREGHIKILVATDLAARGLDVKEISYVVNYHLPDVYETYVHRSGRTARAGAEGFSLTILQKEEEKDITDFENELGLSFKKFKKADASSIEENNTLLWAKKIFKTKPNHTISAEFKEKVHTVFHHLTKEELVDKILAHHLGQTKKLGSSSLEDNNFTL; encoded by the coding sequence ATGTCAAAAAAGTTTTCTAAACTAGGAGTTTCTACTCCTCTTCTTAAAAGTTTAGCCGAATTAGAAATTACGACTCCTACAGAAATACAAGTAAAATCTATTCCGGTTTTACTAGAGGCTAACAAAGATTTTGTTGGTTTAGCAAAAACAGGTACTGGTAAAACCGCAGCTTTTGGTTTGCCACTTATACAATTAATAGATACAGATAATGCCAACATACAGGCTGTAATAGTTGTACCTACAAGAGAATTAGGTCAGCAAATTTACAGCAATTTAGTTTCTTTTGCTTCACATATGCCTGCTGTTTCAATAGCATCAATATGTGGTGGTACACCTATAAAGCCGCAAATAGAACGTTTAAAAGAAAATACTCATATAGTTATTGCTACTCCTGGTAGGTTAATAGATTTGTTAAAACGTAACGCTATCAGTCTAAAAAATTCTAAATACCTTGTTTTAGATGAGGCAGATGAAATGGTAACTTCCTTAAAAGATGGTTTAGATACTATTGTAGCAGCCTTACCTAAAGATAAAAGAACTATATTATTTACAGCAACAATGCCTGGCGCTATTAAGCAAATGGTACAAAACTATTTATCTAAACACGTTACACAGGTTAGTGTAAATATGGAAACCGTTGGTAATACTAGTATAGATCACCAATATGTTGTTGTAGAACCTATTGAAAAATTAGAGGTTTTAATGCACTTTTTAAACTCTAGAGATGGGCAAAGAGGAATTATATTTTGTAAAACCAAAGCCGCAGTTAACAAACTTTCAAAAAACTTGGCTATAAATAAGTTCTCTTCTGGCGCATTACATGGTAGTTTAACACAACCAATTAGAGACCGTATTATGGGTCAGTTTAGAGAAGGGCACATAAAAATATTAGTGGCTACAGATTTGGCTGCTCGTGGGTTAGATGTAAAAGAAATATCTTATGTTGTAAATTATCATTTGCCAGATGTTTATGAAACTTACGTGCATAGAAGTGGGCGTACAGCAAGGGCAGGAGCAGAAGGATTTTCTTTAACTATTTTGCAGAAAGAAGAAGAAAAAGACATTACAGATTTTGAAAACGAATTAGGATTAAGTTTTAAAAAGTTTAAAAAAGCAGATGCTAGTAGTATTGAAGAAAACAATACATTACTTTGGGCTAAAAAGATTTTTAAAACAAAACCTAATCACACTATATCTGCTGAATTTAAAGAAAAGGTACATACCGTTTTTCATCATTTAACAAAAGAAGAATTGGTAGATAAAATTTTAGCACATCATTTAGGGCAAACTAAAAAACTTGGTTCTAGCTCATTAGAAGATAACAACTTTACGCTTTAA
- the rlmF gene encoding 23S rRNA (adenine(1618)-N(6))-methyltransferase RlmF, with protein MHPKNLHNTPYQFKKLIEVHIPLAPFVHTNEFGNSTIDFFNPNAVLELNKALLKLHYNVTNWSIPTNYLCAPIPGRADYIHHIADILNKVNINTPVKGLDIGVGANCIYPILGSQIYNWKMVGSDINEVAVASAKQNVTANTNLVDAIEIRHQKDNANIFAGIIKSNEKFDFTMCNPPFHSSEKEAKKGTQRKLKNLGKQASELKLNFGGMANELWCNGGEALFLKRLIKESVLFKDQVTVFTSLVSKSNNLTKLQKQLTKLKASYFIVPMEQGNKKSRILAWKFND; from the coding sequence GTGCATCCAAAAAATCTACATAATACGCCTTATCAATTTAAAAAATTAATAGAAGTACATATTCCTTTAGCTCCTTTTGTACACACTAATGAGTTTGGTAACAGCACTATAGATTTTTTTAATCCTAATGCCGTTTTAGAATTAAATAAAGCGCTATTAAAGCTACACTATAATGTTACTAATTGGAGTATACCTACAAACTACCTTTGTGCACCAATTCCCGGACGTGCAGATTACATACACCATATAGCAGACATACTTAACAAAGTAAATATAAATACACCTGTTAAGGGTTTAGATATTGGTGTGGGTGCCAATTGCATTTATCCAATACTGGGCAGCCAAATATACAATTGGAAAATGGTAGGTTCAGATATTAATGAAGTAGCTGTAGCATCTGCAAAACAAAATGTAACTGCAAATACTAATTTAGTTGATGCTATTGAAATTAGACATCAAAAAGATAATGCTAACATTTTTGCAGGGATAATTAAATCCAATGAAAAGTTTGACTTTACAATGTGTAATCCGCCTTTTCATTCATCAGAAAAAGAAGCAAAAAAAGGCACACAACGCAAACTTAAAAATTTAGGAAAACAAGCTAGTGAGCTAAAGCTTAACTTTGGTGGTATGGCTAATGAGCTTTGGTGTAATGGTGGCGAAGCTCTATTTTTAAAACGATTAATAAAAGAAAGTGTTTTATTTAAAGACCAGGTTACTGTTTTTACCAGCTTAGTATCTAAAAGCAATAACTTAACTAAATTACAAAAACAACTTACTAAACTAAAAGCTAGTTATTTTATAGTGCCTATGGAACAAGGCAATAAAAAAAGTAGAATTTTGGCTTGGAAATTTAATGACTAA
- a CDS encoding endonuclease MutS2, translated as MHKIHPKTLQDLEFNTVLEHINLRCSTELGKELALHVTPFSSKEEILENLGKTSEYVASYDNENRIPNHGFDAITKELHLLKIENATLEIGGFKKISSICNTIVVHIKFFKKFKEYYPLLSNYSETLNVLPEIPNAIDAVIDKFGEVKDKASSKLYDLRREINSVKGKINSSFLSALNSYNSADYLDEIRESVVDNRRVLAVKAMYRKKVKGAVMGASKTGSIVYIEPEATLRHSRELNNLEYDEKEEVNRILKELTAAIRPFDYILASYQEYLAETDVTAAKAKYAQDTNSLLPKISEERTMFLRDAYHPLLYLTNTRKNEKTWPQTIELKQDNRIIVISGPNAGGKSITLKTIGLLQVMLQSGMLIPVHERSTVCLFEKILTDIGDNQSIENHLSTYSYRLKNMNSFLKKCNDKTLFLIDEFGTGSDPELGGALAETFLEVFYERGAYGVITTHYANLKMLANELPHATNANMLFDAKSLEPTFKLVLGQAGSSFTFEVAQKNGIPYSLINKAKKKIERGKVRFDATIAKMQKERSKMEKTGSRLQEEETKARQESRRLEELNTKIKSKLENYQELYDHNQRMIYLGNKVNDAAEKYFQDNKKRVLVSELIRVVETENSKRKKKSAKEVKAQKAKKKQVEQEVAKKVEVIREKKKVEKKKAIVKEKLKPKYIFKIGDRVRMLDGKAVGSIDSLEKNKAIVNYGLFTTNVNVDQLELVQAKKK; from the coding sequence ATGCATAAAATTCACCCTAAAACATTACAAGACCTAGAATTTAACACCGTATTAGAGCACATTAACTTGCGCTGTAGTACAGAATTAGGGAAAGAATTAGCACTACACGTTACTCCTTTTAGTAGTAAAGAAGAAATTTTAGAAAATCTAGGAAAAACTAGTGAATACGTAGCATCTTACGATAATGAAAACCGTATACCAAATCACGGTTTTGATGCCATTACTAAAGAATTACATTTATTAAAAATAGAAAACGCAACCTTAGAAATAGGAGGTTTTAAAAAAATTAGCAGTATTTGCAATACTATTGTTGTACATATTAAGTTTTTTAAAAAGTTTAAAGAATATTACCCATTATTAAGTAACTATTCTGAAACACTAAATGTGCTACCAGAAATACCAAACGCTATAGATGCTGTTATAGATAAGTTTGGCGAGGTTAAAGATAAAGCATCAAGCAAATTATACGATTTACGTAGAGAAATTAATTCTGTAAAAGGTAAAATTAACTCTAGTTTTTTATCTGCTTTAAACTCTTATAATTCTGCAGATTATTTAGACGAAATTAGAGAATCTGTAGTAGACAACAGGCGTGTTTTAGCTGTAAAAGCAATGTACAGAAAAAAGGTGAAAGGTGCCGTTATGGGGGCTTCTAAAACTGGTAGCATTGTTTATATAGAACCTGAAGCTACGTTACGCCATAGTAGAGAGTTAAACAATTTAGAATATGATGAAAAAGAAGAAGTAAATCGTATTTTAAAAGAATTAACAGCAGCAATTAGACCTTTTGATTATATTTTAGCTAGTTACCAAGAGTATTTAGCAGAAACAGACGTTACTGCTGCAAAAGCAAAGTATGCACAAGATACAAACTCTCTCTTGCCAAAAATTAGTGAAGAAAGAACTATGTTTTTACGTGATGCTTATCACCCACTCTTGTACTTAACTAATACAAGGAAAAATGAAAAAACCTGGCCACAAACTATAGAACTAAAACAGGACAACAGAATTATTGTAATTTCTGGTCCTAATGCTGGTGGTAAAAGTATTACCTTAAAAACAATTGGTTTGCTACAGGTGATGTTACAAAGTGGTATGCTAATTCCTGTTCATGAACGTAGTACGGTTTGTTTGTTTGAAAAAATATTAACAGACATAGGAGATAATCAATCTATAGAAAACCACTTAAGTACCTATAGTTATCGCCTTAAAAATATGAATAGCTTTTTAAAGAAGTGTAATGATAAAACACTTTTTTTAATTGATGAATTTGGTACTGGTAGTGATCCTGAACTTGGTGGCGCATTGGCAGAAACTTTTTTAGAAGTTTTTTATGAGCGCGGTGCTTATGGTGTAATTACTACGCATTACGCCAATTTAAAAATGCTAGCTAATGAATTACCGCACGCTACAAATGCCAATATGTTGTTTGATGCTAAAAGTTTAGAACCAACTTTTAAACTTGTATTAGGGCAAGCTGGTAGTTCTTTTACTTTTGAAGTTGCTCAAAAAAATGGTATTCCGTATAGCTTAATTAACAAAGCCAAAAAGAAAATAGAACGTGGTAAAGTCCGTTTTGATGCTACCATTGCTAAAATGCAAAAAGAACGTAGTAAAATGGAAAAAACAGGTTCTAGGCTACAAGAAGAAGAAACTAAAGCAAGGCAAGAATCTAGACGTTTAGAAGAGCTTAACACAAAAATAAAATCTAAGCTAGAAAACTACCAAGAATTGTACGACCATAACCAACGTATGATTTATTTAGGTAACAAGGTAAATGATGCTGCTGAAAAATATTTTCAGGATAACAAAAAACGTGTGTTAGTCTCAGAACTAATACGTGTTGTAGAAACTGAAAATAGCAAACGTAAAAAGAAATCTGCAAAAGAAGTTAAAGCACAAAAAGCCAAAAAGAAACAAGTAGAGCAAGAAGTTGCTAAAAAGGTAGAGGTAATACGTGAAAAGAAAAAAGTAGAAAAGAAAAAAGCTATTGTTAAAGAAAAACTTAAACCTAAGTATATTTTTAAAATTGGTGATAGAGTCCGTATGCTAGATGGAAAAGCTGTTGGTAGTATAGATTCTTTAGAAAAAAACAAAGCTATTGTTAACTACGGATTATTTACTACAAATGTAAATGTAGATCAGTTAGAACTGGTACAGGCCAAAAAAAAATAA
- a CDS encoding thiol-activated cytolysin family protein, with product MKQMHSYSIKTNLLMFLILFTSLLSCSKEDDSSQKDNESEKSSFNAVLAVGEDLEDPIQQQIEVSSTQSEQAITTTDDQGNSTIENWSCTTTTYDLKRESGGEDGFPLFSPNAKIIYPGSLLQGKTLKNTTPDVIAVDRAGGTVSYDLVNGNISSNVTVDVVSKSSIQDAMNQIIAASPDVTPANFTFEYEQVQSREALAISMGLDIKSAFVKAGASFDFKNGDNKNRILVKLKQTFYTMSMNLPTSKDDLFADTVTPEDLAKYIQEDNPATYISDVTYGRVYYMLIETSSSYQELNVAANASFGVFSTKVKAELEVNHLKELKNVNVKVIAFGGDTESTISTIGETNLSSLVSLLSKSANIGSGLPISYVVRSVNTNQIVGVQLATKYNETNCEPLFDNGEPIQTKHWRGNILNKMGGVGAAFERNKGEFILVNTSGDKYMRSFNGALEGPFSVTDLFGGEYPFFTGDKDSGEFDGIGAIVNLRKNGEYSSVDKEKQFLAISKNGLQFKYVSSNSWENFTSLEDLSIEKLGRAGSSEGFGTEGIGALLNEFYDLKEEDSDQSITIAFDKLGKRIVYFLAGNTEEGTVLPLNVYAIKDSKNVLFKNIPLETVGASFNFYLGDKLRTVFFDITGTKYTVSGNNTGDYSPIFSL from the coding sequence ATGAAGCAAATGCATTCATATAGTATTAAAACAAACCTACTAATGTTTTTAATACTATTTACATCATTGTTGTCTTGTAGTAAGGAAGATGATTCTTCGCAAAAAGATAACGAATCCGAAAAGAGTAGTTTTAATGCTGTTCTTGCTGTTGGTGAAGATTTAGAAGATCCAATACAACAACAGATAGAGGTTTCTTCTACACAAAGTGAGCAAGCAATTACTACAACAGACGATCAGGGTAACTCAACTATAGAAAACTGGAGTTGCACAACAACTACTTATGATTTAAAAAGGGAATCTGGTGGAGAAGATGGTTTTCCATTATTTAGTCCAAATGCTAAAATAATTTATCCAGGTAGCTTGTTACAGGGAAAAACACTTAAAAATACAACTCCAGACGTAATAGCAGTTGATAGAGCTGGAGGAACAGTGTCTTATGATTTGGTAAATGGTAACATATCTAGTAATGTAACTGTAGATGTGGTGTCTAAAAGTAGTATACAAGATGCTATGAACCAGATAATAGCAGCATCACCAGATGTAACGCCAGCAAATTTTACTTTTGAGTATGAACAAGTGCAAAGTAGAGAGGCTTTAGCTATTAGTATGGGGTTAGATATAAAATCTGCCTTTGTAAAAGCAGGTGCTAGTTTTGACTTTAAAAACGGAGACAATAAAAATAGAATCTTGGTAAAGTTGAAACAAACGTTTTACACTATGTCTATGAATTTGCCAACTAGTAAGGATGATTTATTTGCAGACACGGTAACACCAGAAGATTTAGCTAAATATATACAAGAAGATAATCCTGCAACATATATTAGTGATGTTACCTATGGTAGAGTTTATTATATGTTGATAGAAACAAGCTCATCTTACCAAGAGCTAAACGTAGCTGCTAATGCTAGTTTTGGTGTGTTTAGTACTAAAGTTAAGGCAGAGTTAGAGGTTAACCATTTAAAAGAGCTAAAAAATGTTAATGTAAAAGTTATTGCTTTTGGTGGTGATACAGAATCTACTATATCTACTATAGGCGAAACAAATTTAAGCTCTCTAGTTAGCTTACTGTCCAAGAGTGCTAACATAGGTTCAGGATTACCTATAAGTTATGTGGTACGTAGTGTAAATACAAATCAAATAGTTGGTGTGCAGCTTGCTACAAAGTATAACGAAACTAATTGCGAACCTCTTTTTGATAATGGAGAACCAATACAAACAAAGCATTGGAGAGGTAATATTTTAAATAAAATGGGAGGCGTTGGTGCAGCTTTTGAGCGCAATAAAGGAGAGTTTATACTTGTAAATACTTCTGGAGATAAATATATGCGTAGTTTTAACGGTGCTTTAGAAGGTCCTTTTTCTGTAACTGATTTGTTTGGTGGTGAATACCCATTCTTTACTGGTGATAAAGACAGTGGAGAGTTTGATGGTATAGGAGCTATTGTAAATCTTAGAAAAAATGGAGAATACAGCAGTGTAGATAAAGAAAAACAGTTTCTAGCAATATCAAAAAACGGGTTACAGTTTAAATATGTTAGTTCAAATTCATGGGAAAATTTCACCTCTTTAGAAGACCTTTCTATAGAGAAATTAGGAAGAGCAGGTAGTAGTGAAGGTTTTGGTACAGAAGGTATAGGAGCTTTGTTAAATGAATTTTATGACTTAAAAGAAGAAGATTCTGACCAGAGTATAACAATAGCGTTTGACAAATTAGGTAAAAGAATTGTCTACTTTTTAGCGGGAAATACTGAAGAAGGAACGGTATTACCATTAAACGTATATGCTATTAAAGATTCTAAAAACGTTTTATTTAAAAATATACCCTTAGAGACTGTAGGTGCATCTTTTAACTTTTATTTAGGAGATAAATTAAGAACTGTGTTTTTTGATATAACTGGTACAAAATACACTGTTTCTGGTAATAATACGGGTGATTATTCTCCAATTTTTAGTCTTTAA
- a CDS encoding tetratricopeptide repeat protein, whose product MKTILITFLVISVTTFSFSQNNQKIDSLKNVLQTEVSITQKLKILDSLHSNLKYSNPKLSLKYSLEAYNSAKLISDKPKIVSSAYNSALVYKVIHKLDSSVYYHKIAMSLAKELNDDVSYAKGLNELADIERQNSNLDRSLKMFNKAKDIFKKNNKTTLYSNCIGNIASVYLSKGQYRLSQKMYMESLGILDSIGENSVSKADITAKIGEIQNRIGNYNEAITYYNKALEVYKLKDDSNWMCNMYLQIGTAFVNLKRFDKAIINFTKSLKIAEDQGLVSNQGLLYTNIGSVYRESKQFEESKVYLEESLRFHEREGFLYNYIDVLKELGKLYIDLGEPKQAIIYLNKAIEKSKPIKRLDYLMENYKLRALANEQLGKSNLALSDLKKHQKFKDSIYNLKKIQQIEELKTIYETEKKQTLLALNEEEIKNLQQKDKLNTLTISLYAAGMVAVISISIMLFFIFKHRMKKNINKQKKQDELYRKEIEHKQKELASLTVHLVQKNTFTQELIDNLKELKNNPDKFKLEFRRILMLLKKQTADDKDWELFKSYFADVHNDFDNKLKKIYADISDKEIRLAAFLRMNLSTKEIAAIFNVLPDSILKSKYRLKKKLSLKREVDLSDFLNSL is encoded by the coding sequence ATGAAAACCATATTAATTACCTTTTTGGTAATAAGTGTTACAACTTTTTCTTTTAGTCAAAATAATCAAAAAATAGATAGCTTAAAAAATGTTTTACAAACTGAAGTATCAATAACTCAAAAATTAAAAATACTAGACAGTTTACATTCAAATCTTAAGTATAGTAATCCAAAGTTATCTTTAAAATACTCCTTAGAGGCATATAATTCTGCTAAATTAATATCAGATAAACCCAAAATAGTTTCTAGCGCATACAATAGTGCACTGGTATATAAAGTAATTCACAAATTAGATTCTTCTGTCTATTATCATAAAATTGCTATGTCACTAGCAAAGGAACTTAATGATGATGTAAGCTATGCTAAAGGCCTTAATGAGTTAGCTGATATTGAAAGGCAAAACTCTAATTTAGATAGGTCTTTAAAAATGTTTAACAAGGCCAAAGATATTTTTAAAAAGAATAATAAAACAACACTTTACAGCAATTGTATTGGTAATATAGCTAGTGTTTACCTAAGTAAAGGTCAGTATAGATTATCTCAAAAAATGTATATGGAGTCTTTAGGTATTTTAGACTCTATAGGAGAAAATAGCGTATCTAAAGCAGATATTACTGCCAAAATTGGTGAAATACAAAATCGTATTGGTAATTATAATGAAGCCATCACATATTACAATAAAGCTCTTGAAGTATATAAGTTAAAAGATGATAGTAATTGGATGTGTAATATGTACCTGCAAATAGGAACTGCTTTTGTTAATTTAAAAAGGTTTGATAAAGCTATTATAAATTTTACAAAGAGTTTAAAAATAGCAGAAGATCAAGGATTAGTATCTAATCAAGGTTTACTATATACCAACATTGGATCTGTATACAGAGAGTCTAAACAATTTGAAGAATCTAAAGTATACTTAGAAGAAAGCTTAAGGTTTCATGAAAGAGAAGGCTTTTTATATAACTATATAGATGTTTTAAAAGAACTAGGAAAGTTATATATAGATTTAGGTGAACCAAAACAAGCCATTATATACCTAAACAAAGCTATAGAAAAATCTAAACCTATTAAAAGGCTAGACTATTTAATGGAGAATTACAAGTTACGCGCATTGGCTAATGAACAGCTTGGTAAAAGCAACTTAGCTCTGAGTGATTTAAAAAAGCATCAAAAATTTAAGGATAGTATTTATAACTTAAAAAAAATACAACAGATTGAAGAATTAAAAACTATATACGAAACTGAAAAAAAACAAACTCTACTAGCTCTTAACGAAGAAGAAATTAAAAACTTACAACAAAAAGATAAACTAAATACCTTAACTATAAGTCTTTACGCTGCTGGTATGGTAGCTGTAATTTCTATTTCAATTATGCTGTTTTTTATATTTAAACACAGAATGAAGAAAAATATAAATAAACAGAAAAAACAAGATGAACTATATAGAAAAGAAATAGAGCACAAACAAAAAGAATTAGCTAGTTTAACAGTGCACTTAGTACAAAAGAACACGTTTACACAAGAACTTATAGATAATTTAAAGGAACTTAAAAATAACCCAGATAAATTTAAATTAGAGTTTAGACGTATATTAATGCTATTAAAAAAACAAACTGCAGACGACAAAGATTGGGAATTATTTAAGTCTTACTTTGCAGATGTTCATAATGATTTTGATAATAAACTAAAAAAAATATACGCGGACATATCTGATAAAGAAATTAGACTTGCTGCTTTTTTAAGGATGAATTTATCTACTAAAGAAATCGCCGCTATTTTTAACGTACTACCAGACAGTATTTTAAAGTCTAAATATAGATTAAAAAAGAAGCTAAGTCTTAAACGAGAAGTAGATCTAAGTGATTTCTTAAATTCATTATAA
- a CDS encoding thiol-disulfide oxidoreductase DCC family protein, which produces MVVDKKIILFDGVCNLCNNAIQFIIKHDKKDLFRFATLQGETGKKLITERNINTSKIDSIILIEPNIAYYIKSTAALKIGRNFGGVWIFLWVLEQIPVGFRDWVYSYIAKNRYNWFGKKDNCMIPTPELKAKFLD; this is translated from the coding sequence GTGGTAGTAGATAAAAAAATTATTCTTTTTGATGGCGTTTGCAACTTATGCAACAACGCTATACAGTTTATTATTAAACATGATAAAAAAGACCTGTTTAGGTTTGCAACATTGCAAGGAGAAACTGGCAAAAAACTTATTACAGAACGCAATATAAACACATCTAAAATAGACTCTATTATTTTAATAGAACCTAACATTGCTTATTACATAAAATCTACTGCTGCACTAAAAATTGGTCGTAATTTTGGAGGTGTTTGGATATTTTTATGGGTTTTAGAACAAATTCCTGTTGGTTTTAGAGATTGGGTATATAGTTATATTGCTAAAAACAGGTATAACTGGTTTGGAAAAAAAGATAATTGTATGATTCCTACTCCGGAATTAAAAGCTAAATTTTTAGATTAA